A region from the Pelagovum pacificum genome encodes:
- a CDS encoding GFA family protein, producing MAAKLKGQCYCRAVTYEVEDAFRYAMICHCKDCQRTTGSVNKPFGGVPVAEFEVTEGKGALAVYGDARNHNAFCGHCGSLLYSLVRDGEWVHVTYGTLLDTPSQLPTDHIFARSRAAWEVIGDDLPQHDTFPGAEARD from the coding sequence ATGGCGGCGAAGCTCAAGGGACAATGCTACTGCCGCGCGGTGACCTACGAGGTCGAGGACGCCTTTCGGTACGCCATGATTTGCCACTGCAAGGATTGCCAGCGGACGACCGGTTCGGTGAACAAGCCCTTCGGCGGCGTGCCGGTCGCGGAGTTCGAGGTGACCGAGGGCAAGGGTGCCCTCGCCGTCTACGGTGACGCCAGGAACCACAACGCGTTCTGCGGGCACTGCGGCTCGCTCCTCTACTCGCTGGTGCGGGACGGGGAGTGGGTGCACGTGACCTACGGCACGCTTCTCGACACACCGTCGCAATTGCCGACGGACCATATCTTTGCCCGGTCGCGGGCAGCGTGGGAGGTCATCGGCGACGACCTGCCGCAACACGACACTTTCCCCGGAGCGGAGGCGCGAGACTGA
- a CDS encoding ABC transporter permease has product MQKMPQWADVILIPLISLILAALLSAVVILAIGESPIEALNLMVSGALGSTYGWGYTLYYATNFMFTGLCVAIAFHARMFNIGGEGQALLGGLGVALALLYVPWPHWTIALIAAILAAGAFGAAWAAIPAYLQAKRGSHIVITTIMFNFIAAALLNYALVGPLKAPGQEPATSSFPENAHLPTLGDIFGLVGIEWSQAAPANITLFVAIAACIGLWLLIWRTRLGYEIRAFGYSEPAAKYAGISPTKIIMVSMLISGALAGCMAINNVQGEAERLVLNAAEGAGFIGIAVALMGRSHPFGVFLAAILFGFLYQGGAELALWMNIQRELIVVIQALVILFTGALDNMIRMPLEKFFVAISRRPPGPDRKSTSAEAAE; this is encoded by the coding sequence ATGCAGAAGATGCCGCAATGGGCGGATGTCATCCTCATCCCGCTGATTTCCCTGATCCTGGCCGCCCTGCTGTCGGCGGTCGTCATCCTCGCCATCGGCGAGAGCCCGATCGAGGCGCTGAACCTGATGGTCTCCGGCGCGCTCGGCTCGACCTATGGCTGGGGCTACACGCTCTACTACGCGACGAACTTCATGTTCACGGGGCTCTGCGTCGCGATCGCCTTCCATGCACGGATGTTCAATATCGGTGGTGAGGGGCAGGCCCTGCTCGGCGGGCTCGGCGTCGCGCTGGCGCTGCTTTACGTCCCGTGGCCGCACTGGACCATCGCCCTGATCGCCGCGATCCTCGCCGCTGGCGCGTTCGGCGCAGCGTGGGCCGCGATTCCGGCCTACTTGCAGGCCAAGCGCGGCAGTCACATCGTCATCACGACGATCATGTTCAACTTCATCGCCGCCGCGCTGCTGAACTACGCACTTGTCGGGCCGCTGAAGGCGCCGGGACAGGAGCCCGCGACCTCGAGCTTCCCGGAGAACGCGCACCTTCCGACGCTCGGTGACATCTTCGGACTGGTCGGCATCGAATGGTCGCAGGCCGCGCCCGCCAACATCACCCTGTTCGTGGCGATCGCTGCCTGTATCGGGCTCTGGCTCCTAATCTGGCGCACCCGGCTCGGCTACGAGATCCGGGCCTTCGGCTATTCGGAGCCGGCGGCCAAGTATGCCGGCATCTCGCCGACCAAGATCATCATGGTCTCAATGCTGATCTCCGGCGCGCTGGCCGGCTGCATGGCGATCAACAACGTTCAGGGCGAGGCAGAGCGCCTTGTCCTCAATGCAGCCGAGGGCGCGGGCTTCATCGGTATCGCCGTGGCCCTCATGGGCCGCAGCCATCCGTTCGGCGTTTTCCTCGCCGCGATCCTGTTCGGTTTCCTCTACCAGGGGGGCGCGGAGCTGGCGCTCTGGATGAACATCCAGCGAGAACTTATCGTCGTGATCCAGGCGCTCGTGATCCTGTTCACCGGCGCTCTGGACAACATGATCCGCATGCCGCTCGAGAAGTTCTTTGTCGCGATCAGTCGCCGTCCGCCGGGACCGGACCGCAAGTCGACCAGCGCGGAGGCGGCGGAATGA
- a CDS encoding GNAT family N-acetyltransferase codes for MTPEDLARLHAAAFTNTRGWSADEFASLLASTGVTLYGDDRAILLVREIAGEAEILTIATAPNHRRKGLARSLLESFHSETTALEVFLEVAEDNHAAKSLYTTLGYTEAGRRRAYYHRIDGMAVDALVFRRRAE; via the coding sequence GTGACACCCGAGGACCTCGCCCGCCTGCACGCCGCCGCGTTCACGAACACCCGGGGCTGGTCGGCGGACGAGTTCGCCTCCCTCCTCGCATCGACTGGCGTCACGCTCTACGGCGACGACCGCGCGATCCTGCTTGTGCGGGAGATTGCCGGGGAAGCCGAGATCCTGACGATCGCGACAGCCCCGAACCATCGCCGAAAGGGTCTCGCCCGGTCACTGCTCGAGTCCTTTCATAGCGAAACGACCGCTCTGGAAGTTTTCCTCGAGGTCGCCGAGGACAACCATGCCGCGAAATCGCTCTACACCACGCTCGGATACACCGAAGCCGGACGTCGACGTGCCTACTATCACCGCATCGACGGTATGGCGGTCGACGCGCTTGTCTTTCGGCGTCGGGCGGAATGA
- a CDS encoding NifU family protein, which translates to MFIQTESTPNPATLKFLPGQSVLDTGTADFASPEAAATSPLAKRVFAVGGVTGVFFGTDFVTVTKDDATEWDHIKPAILGAIMEHYQSGAPVVEGADGATGHKEHVGEDTEIVNQIKELLDTRVRPAVAQDGGDITFHGFDRGIVYLFMQGACAGCPSSTLTLKMGIENLLRHYIPEVVEVRPVAA; encoded by the coding sequence ATGTTCATCCAGACTGAATCCACGCCGAACCCCGCGACGCTGAAGTTCCTGCCCGGCCAGTCGGTTCTCGACACCGGAACGGCAGATTTCGCCTCTCCCGAGGCGGCCGCGACGTCGCCCCTCGCGAAGCGCGTCTTCGCTGTCGGCGGCGTGACCGGCGTGTTCTTCGGAACCGACTTCGTGACCGTCACGAAGGACGACGCGACCGAGTGGGACCACATCAAGCCCGCCATCCTCGGCGCGATCATGGAGCACTACCAGTCCGGTGCCCCCGTGGTGGAAGGTGCCGACGGCGCCACCGGCCACAAGGAGCATGTCGGCGAGGACACCGAGATCGTCAACCAGATCAAGGAACTGCTCGACACCCGCGTGCGGCCTGCCGTGGCGCAGGACGGTGGCGATATCACGTTCCACGGTTTCGATCGCGGAATCGTCTACCTGTTCATGCAGGGTGCCTGCGCCGGCTGCCCCTCCTCGACCCTCACCCTGAAGATGGGGATCGAGAACCTGCTGCGCCATTACATCCCCGAAGTGGTCGAGGTCCGGCCCGTCGCGGCCTGA
- a CDS encoding LysE family translocator: MIDDLPNLLIAWGIQLTGVLSPGPAVAMLLGISATRGRAPALWTCVGIGMGAMLIAVLTVFGFATILAEWRAAMVAVKIIGAGYLAWLAWGAFRKALSPPPPPSVATTELAGGTLSRIGAGFLFQIGNPKAIFFWIAVAAVGSLQTISAASVALFLAGAFTISFLGHGGWALVLSSAPFRALYTRARRGVEATLGVFFAFASFKILTTRT; this comes from the coding sequence ATGATCGACGACCTGCCGAATCTGCTGATCGCCTGGGGCATCCAGCTTACCGGCGTGCTGTCGCCGGGACCCGCTGTCGCGATGCTGCTCGGCATCAGCGCGACACGGGGCCGGGCCCCGGCCCTCTGGACCTGTGTCGGAATCGGCATGGGCGCGATGCTGATCGCCGTCCTGACCGTCTTCGGCTTCGCCACCATCCTCGCCGAATGGCGTGCGGCGATGGTCGCGGTCAAGATCATCGGCGCCGGCTACCTCGCGTGGCTGGCATGGGGTGCATTCCGCAAGGCGCTCAGTCCGCCGCCCCCGCCGAGCGTCGCGACAACGGAGCTCGCCGGCGGCACGCTGTCCCGGATCGGGGCGGGCTTCCTGTTCCAGATCGGCAACCCGAAGGCGATCTTCTTCTGGATTGCCGTCGCCGCTGTCGGCAGCCTGCAGACCATCTCGGCCGCGTCGGTCGCGCTGTTCCTCGCCGGGGCCTTCACGATTTCCTTCCTCGGGCACGGGGGCTGGGCGCTGGTCCTGTCCTCCGCCCCGTTCCGCGCGCTCTACACCCGCGCGCGACGCGGCGTGGAAGCGACGCTCGGCGTCTTCTTCGCCTTCGCAAGTTTCAAGATTCTGACGACGAGGACCTGA
- a CDS encoding BMP family lipoprotein — protein sequence MTFMPKLLGAAAALALTAGGALADPALIFDLGGKFDKSFNESAFNGAQRWAEETGGSYNEVELQSDAQREQALRRFAENGNNPIVMAGFSFSTPLAEVAPDYPDTNFVIIDGVTEAPNVKSIIFSEHEGSYLVGMLAAMASETGTVGFVGGMDIPLIRKFGCGYAQGALAANPDATVIANMTGTTPAAWNDPVRGSELTLAQIGQGADVVFAAAGGTGVGVLQTAADEDIYGIGVDANQNYLHPGQILTSMTKRVDNAVYDAFMAGEDIETGLTVLGVAEEGVGAAVDEYNEELITEDMSAALEEARAGIASGEIEVHDYTSDETCPAVDF from the coding sequence ATGACTTTCATGCCCAAACTGCTCGGCGCCGCCGCAGCCCTGGCTCTGACCGCCGGAGGCGCGCTCGCCGACCCCGCGCTGATTTTTGACCTTGGTGGCAAGTTCGACAAATCCTTCAACGAATCCGCCTTCAACGGCGCACAGCGTTGGGCGGAAGAGACCGGCGGCTCCTACAACGAAGTCGAACTCCAGTCCGACGCTCAGCGTGAGCAGGCCCTGCGCCGCTTCGCCGAGAACGGCAACAACCCGATCGTGATGGCCGGCTTCTCCTTCTCCACGCCGCTCGCCGAAGTCGCGCCCGACTACCCGGACACGAACTTCGTCATCATCGACGGCGTGACCGAAGCGCCGAACGTGAAGTCGATCATTTTCTCCGAGCACGAAGGCTCCTACCTCGTCGGCATGCTCGCCGCGATGGCCTCCGAAACCGGCACCGTCGGCTTCGTCGGCGGCATGGATATCCCGCTGATCCGCAAGTTCGGCTGCGGCTACGCCCAGGGCGCCCTCGCCGCCAACCCCGACGCGACCGTGATCGCCAACATGACCGGCACCACGCCGGCCGCCTGGAACGACCCGGTCCGCGGCTCCGAACTGACGCTGGCCCAGATCGGCCAGGGTGCTGACGTCGTCTTCGCCGCCGCCGGCGGCACGGGTGTCGGCGTTCTTCAGACCGCTGCCGACGAAGACATCTACGGCATCGGCGTCGACGCCAACCAGAACTACCTGCACCCGGGCCAGATCCTGACCTCCATGACCAAGCGCGTGGACAATGCCGTCTACGACGCCTTCATGGCGGGCGAGGACATCGAAACCGGCCTCACCGTTCTCGGCGTTGCCGAGGAAGGCGTCGGCGCGGCGGTGGACGAGTACAACGAAGAGCTCATCACCGAAGATATGTCGGCCGCTCTCGAAGAAGCGCGCGCCGGTATCGCCTCGGGTGAAATCGAGGTGCACGACTACACCTCGGACGAGACCTGCCCGGCCGTCGATTTCTGA
- a CDS encoding ABC transporter ATP-binding protein, with product MTDTPAIELKGISKSFGPVQANKDISIRVMPGTIHGIIGENGAGKSTLMSILYGFYKADSGEIFINGNKTEIPDSQAAISAGIGMVFQHFKLVQNFTVLENIVLGAEDSALLGPSLSRARKELQKLAEEYELNVDPDAVIDDIGVGMQQRVEILKALYRGADILILDEPTGVLTPAEADHLFRILEGLKREGKTIILITHKLREIMEITDTVSVMRRGEMTATVKTAETSPPELAELMVGRKVLLRVDKTPAKPGEKIVEVRDLNVTDDKGVHRVKGVSFEIHAGEILGIAGVAGNGQSELLEVLGGYEIATGTVMIRGEEIDLTGSKSDGRSRRLRGISHVPEDRQREGLIMDYHAWENVAFGYHYDKKYGAGPFMNHKAIREDTEGKMKRFDVRPPDPSLAAKSFSGGNQQKIVLAREIERDPDLLLVGQPTRGVDIGAIEFIHQEIVRLRDKGKAILLVSVELDEILGLSDRIAVMFDGKIMGERLPSETDERELGLLMAGITDTKGAHGYEEVEDHLAESHGDVR from the coding sequence ATGACCGATACCCCCGCGATCGAACTGAAGGGCATCTCCAAGTCCTTCGGGCCAGTTCAGGCAAACAAGGACATCTCGATCCGCGTGATGCCCGGCACGATCCACGGGATCATCGGCGAGAACGGCGCCGGCAAGTCGACCCTGATGTCGATCCTCTACGGCTTCTACAAGGCCGACTCCGGCGAGATCTTCATCAACGGCAACAAGACCGAGATCCCCGACAGCCAGGCCGCGATCAGCGCCGGCATCGGCATGGTCTTCCAGCACTTCAAGCTGGTCCAGAATTTCACTGTCCTCGAGAATATCGTGCTCGGCGCAGAGGACAGCGCCCTGCTCGGCCCCTCGCTCTCCCGCGCGCGAAAAGAGTTGCAGAAGCTGGCCGAGGAGTACGAGCTGAACGTCGATCCGGACGCTGTGATCGACGACATCGGCGTCGGCATGCAGCAGCGCGTCGAGATCCTGAAAGCGCTCTATCGCGGCGCCGACATCCTGATCCTCGACGAGCCGACCGGCGTGCTCACCCCGGCCGAGGCGGACCACCTGTTCCGCATCCTCGAAGGGCTGAAGCGCGAGGGTAAGACAATCATCCTCATCACGCACAAGCTGCGCGAGATCATGGAGATCACCGATACCGTCTCCGTCATGCGGCGGGGCGAGATGACGGCCACCGTCAAGACGGCCGAGACCTCCCCGCCCGAACTGGCGGAGCTGATGGTCGGCCGCAAGGTGCTGCTGCGCGTCGACAAAACGCCGGCGAAACCCGGCGAGAAGATCGTCGAGGTCAGGGATCTGAACGTCACCGACGACAAGGGCGTTCACCGCGTGAAGGGCGTCAGCTTCGAGATCCACGCGGGCGAGATCCTCGGCATTGCCGGGGTCGCCGGCAACGGCCAATCCGAGCTCCTCGAAGTGCTCGGCGGCTACGAAATTGCCACTGGCACCGTTATGATCCGGGGCGAGGAGATCGACCTCACCGGGTCGAAGTCCGATGGCCGCTCGCGCCGTCTGCGCGGCATTTCCCACGTTCCCGAGGACCGCCAGCGCGAGGGTCTCATCATGGATTACCATGCGTGGGAAAACGTCGCCTTCGGCTACCACTACGACAAGAAATACGGCGCCGGCCCCTTCATGAACCATAAGGCGATCCGTGAGGATACCGAGGGCAAGATGAAGCGTTTCGACGTGCGCCCGCCCGACCCCTCGCTCGCCGCGAAGAGCTTTTCCGGCGGCAACCAGCAGAAGATCGTCCTTGCCCGCGAGATCGAGCGCGACCCCGACCTGCTGCTGGTCGGCCAACCGACGCGCGGCGTCGACATCGGCGCGATCGAGTTCATCCACCAGGAAATCGTGCGGCTGCGCGACAAGGGCAAGGCGATCCTTCTCGTCTCGGTCGAGCTGGACGAGATCCTCGGCCTCTCCGACCGGATTGCCGTCATGTTCGACGGCAAGATCATGGGGGAACGCCTTCCGTCCGAAACCGACGAACGCGAGCTTGGCCTGCTGATGGCCGGGATCACCGACACCAAGGGCGCGCACGGCTACGAAGAAGTCGAAGACCACCTCGCGGAAAGCCACGGGGACGTCCGCTGA
- the tsaB gene encoding tRNA (adenosine(37)-N6)-threonylcarbamoyltransferase complex dimerization subunit type 1 TsaB → MILAFDTSGPWIAAALGTPGDFRVVVEEMSRGQGERLLPLLEDLTGGDWNRIEKIGVGVGPGNFTGIRIAVAAARGLALGLGKPAIGIDGFEASARAAGRGGPVALPAPRGMVHLGGGGGAPRLVTEAEVPKDTIGAASPHDLVLAIGTLAAERAPGQRPAPLYVRPADAAPPSDPPPVILP, encoded by the coding sequence GTGATCCTAGCCTTCGACACCTCCGGCCCGTGGATCGCCGCCGCGCTCGGCACGCCCGGAGACTTCCGCGTGGTCGTCGAAGAGATGAGCCGTGGTCAGGGCGAACGGCTGCTGCCACTTCTTGAAGACCTGACCGGCGGTGACTGGAACAGAATCGAAAAGATCGGTGTCGGCGTCGGCCCCGGCAACTTCACCGGCATCCGCATTGCGGTCGCCGCCGCTCGGGGCCTTGCCTTGGGCCTCGGCAAGCCGGCGATCGGCATCGACGGGTTCGAGGCTTCGGCCCGTGCTGCCGGTCGCGGCGGTCCGGTCGCCCTGCCGGCGCCGCGCGGGATGGTACATCTCGGGGGTGGCGGTGGAGCCCCGCGCCTCGTGACCGAGGCGGAGGTTCCGAAAGATACGATCGGCGCCGCAAGTCCCCACGACCTGGTTCTGGCGATCGGAACACTCGCCGCCGAGCGGGCGCCGGGCCAACGGCCTGCACCGCTCTATGTCCGACCGGCGGACGCGGCGCCGCCCTCCGACCCGCCGCCGGTCATCCTGCCGTGA
- a CDS encoding efflux RND transporter periplasmic adaptor subunit, protein MRFLRRSLVGIFLLAATIALVAIAGRTVFDAIETRLTAEPRSFEQRERVLSVNVVPYEAGTVEPELEVFGELRSQRMLDLRTPVGGVLTEASDNFVEGGTVEAGELLLQVDRAETEAALARTRADLRDAEAELRDAERALTLAEDELTAAEQQRTLRETALNRQNDLSARGVGTAAAVEEAELALSSARASVLTNRQALANAEARIDLAVTTIDRTEIDVAEAERALADTELHAAFSGTLTDVAVVEGGRVAANEAVATLVDPDRLEVSFRVSTSQYARLLDENGRLRDAPVTVALDVAGVDLTATGTISRESASVAEGQTGRLLFASLDETPGLRPGDFVTVTISEPELEQVARVPSTAIAADSTVLVVGEEERLEVVGVDLLRRQGDDVLIRGEHLDGALIVTQRSPLLGAGIRVDPILPPTTDAAADTVTPTPAMIRLEPDRRARLVAYVEGAQMPDDAKTRILSELERDDVPADMVDRLERRMGS, encoded by the coding sequence ATGAGATTTCTGCGCCGCAGCCTTGTCGGCATCTTTCTTCTGGCCGCGACCATCGCGCTCGTGGCAATCGCGGGGAGGACGGTGTTCGACGCGATCGAGACGCGACTGACCGCAGAACCGCGCAGTTTCGAGCAGCGTGAACGTGTGCTGTCGGTCAATGTCGTTCCCTACGAGGCCGGCACGGTAGAGCCGGAGCTCGAGGTGTTCGGTGAACTGCGCAGTCAGCGGATGCTCGATCTGCGCACGCCGGTCGGCGGAGTCCTGACGGAAGCCAGCGACAACTTCGTGGAGGGCGGCACCGTCGAAGCTGGCGAACTGCTTCTTCAGGTCGATCGTGCCGAGACTGAGGCCGCGCTCGCCCGGACCCGCGCCGACCTTCGCGATGCCGAGGCGGAACTGCGCGACGCGGAGCGGGCGCTGACGCTGGCGGAGGATGAACTTACCGCGGCGGAGCAGCAGCGGACGTTGCGCGAAACCGCGCTCAACCGCCAGAACGACCTTAGCGCTCGGGGCGTCGGCACCGCCGCCGCCGTCGAGGAAGCGGAACTCGCGCTGTCCTCGGCGCGGGCGTCCGTCCTCACCAACCGGCAGGCGCTGGCGAATGCCGAAGCACGGATCGACCTCGCGGTGACGACCATCGACCGGACCGAGATCGACGTTGCCGAAGCGGAGCGCGCGCTCGCCGATACCGAGCTGCACGCCGCCTTTTCCGGCACCCTGACCGACGTCGCCGTGGTCGAAGGTGGACGTGTCGCCGCCAACGAGGCCGTCGCGACATTGGTCGATCCCGACCGGCTCGAGGTGTCGTTCCGTGTCTCGACCTCACAATATGCCCGCCTGCTGGACGAGAACGGCCGGCTGCGCGATGCGCCGGTGACCGTCGCGCTCGATGTGGCGGGGGTCGACCTGACGGCGACCGGCACGATCAGCCGCGAGAGTGCGAGCGTCGCGGAAGGTCAGACGGGCCGACTGCTGTTCGCCAGCCTCGACGAGACACCGGGCCTGCGGCCGGGGGACTTCGTGACGGTGACGATTTCGGAGCCGGAACTGGAACAGGTGGCGCGCGTGCCCTCGACGGCCATTGCCGCTGACAGCACCGTGCTGGTCGTGGGCGAGGAAGAGCGTCTCGAAGTCGTGGGGGTCGATCTCCTCCGCAGGCAGGGCGACGACGTGCTGATCCGGGGCGAGCACCTCGACGGCGCCTTGATCGTCACGCAGCGCTCCCCGTTGCTTGGCGCCGGCATCCGGGTGGACCCGATCCTGCCGCCGACGACGGACGCCGCGGCGGACACGGTCACCCCGACGCCCGCGATGATCCGCCTCGAACCCGACCGGCGCGCCCGCCTCGTCGCTTACGTCGAGGGTGCGCAGATGCCGGACGATGCGAAGACTCGCATCCTTTCCGAGCTCGAGCGTGACGACGTGCCCGCCGACATGGTGGACCGCCTCGAACGCCGGATGGGGAGCTGA
- a CDS encoding ABC transporter permease: MDFITVIQILDSTIRLATPLLLACLAGLFSERAGIFDIGLEGKMLAAAFLSGAVAYTSGNVWLGMLAGIAASMILSAVHGIASITFRGNQLISGVAINFLAQGLTVVVAQSWFAQGGRTPSLSGNGRFNGITLPGANAIESTPIIGPIYEELISGHTIIVYLAVLFVPLTYWVLFKTRFGLRLRAVGENPAAVDTAGVSVVGMRFAAVGICGVLCGIAGAYLATALQAGFVKDMTAGRGYIALAALIFAKWRPWYALGACLLFGFLQALALRPDVFELTIGFRVQTQLLDALPYILTVIVLAGFVGKAIPPRAGGEPYVKER, encoded by the coding sequence ATGGATTTCATCACCGTCATCCAGATCCTCGATTCCACGATCCGGCTCGCCACGCCGCTGCTGCTGGCCTGTCTCGCCGGGCTCTTCTCGGAACGCGCGGGCATCTTCGACATCGGGCTCGAGGGCAAGATGCTGGCCGCCGCCTTCCTGTCAGGGGCCGTGGCCTACACCAGCGGGAACGTCTGGCTCGGCATGCTGGCCGGTATCGCCGCCTCCATGATCCTCTCCGCAGTGCACGGCATCGCGTCGATCACCTTCCGGGGCAATCAGCTGATCTCGGGGGTGGCGATCAACTTCCTCGCGCAGGGGCTGACCGTCGTCGTGGCCCAAAGCTGGTTCGCACAGGGCGGGAGGACGCCGTCGCTGTCGGGCAACGGTCGTTTCAACGGGATCACCCTGCCTGGCGCGAACGCGATCGAAAGCACGCCGATCATCGGACCGATCTACGAAGAGCTGATCTCGGGCCATACGATCATCGTCTACCTCGCTGTGCTGTTCGTGCCCCTGACCTACTGGGTCCTGTTCAAGACCCGTTTCGGCCTGCGCCTGCGCGCCGTGGGCGAGAACCCCGCCGCCGTCGACACCGCCGGCGTTTCGGTCGTCGGCATGCGCTTCGCCGCCGTCGGCATCTGCGGCGTGCTCTGCGGGATCGCCGGCGCCTACCTCGCCACCGCGCTGCAGGCCGGCTTCGTGAAGGACATGACCGCGGGCCGGGGCTACATCGCGCTCGCCGCGCTGATCTTTGCCAAGTGGCGGCCATGGTACGCGCTTGGCGCGTGCCTGCTGTTCGGCTTCCTGCAGGCACTGGCCCTGCGCCCCGACGTGTTCGAGCTGACCATCGGCTTCCGGGTGCAGACCCAGCTGCTCGACGCGCTGCCCTACATCCTGACCGTGATCGTGCTGGCCGGCTTCGTCGGCAAGGCGATCCCCCCACGCGCCGGAGGAGAGCCCTATGTCAAGGAGCGCTGA
- a CDS encoding universal stress protein, producing MRKFLVVLDDSRECLNAMRFAAMRAAKSKGGVTVISIIPPDEFNHWIGVGDIMRAEARERIEVHFEVYAKWMRDRQNVDPELVIREGEVVPELLDYIKEDPQIGVLVLGASADNKGPGPLVSQLTRSAGSLPIPITIVPGDMSKEKLEAIT from the coding sequence ATGCGCAAGTTCCTGGTCGTCCTCGACGACAGCCGAGAGTGCCTGAACGCCATGCGCTTCGCCGCGATGCGGGCAGCGAAGTCGAAAGGCGGCGTCACCGTCATCTCGATCATACCGCCCGACGAGTTCAATCACTGGATCGGCGTCGGCGACATCATGCGGGCCGAAGCCCGCGAGCGGATCGAAGTCCACTTCGAGGTCTACGCCAAGTGGATGCGCGACCGGCAGAACGTCGATCCCGAGCTCGTCATCCGCGAGGGCGAAGTCGTGCCCGAGCTGCTCGACTACATAAAGGAAGACCCGCAGATCGGTGTCCTCGTGCTGGGCGCCTCCGCCGACAACAAGGGCCCCGGCCCACTGGTCAGCCAGCTCACCCGGAGCGCCGGAAGTCTGCCGATTCCGATCACAATCGTGCCCGGCGACATGTCCAAGGAAAAGCTCGAAGCCATCACCTGA
- a CDS encoding branched-chain amino acid aminotransferase — MATGTDIRTYYDGRWHDGDVMIMRAADHGSWLGSSVFDGARSVNGLTPDLEAHCARVNRSAEALMLKPHVPTEKMVEIVHEGLAAYPKDVAVYIRPMYWGIDGGMSAIVPGDGQPGFAISLEVVPMAAATDAIKVTTTKFRRPVLESAVVNAKAGCLYPNNARMLVEARSKGFQNALVADAMGNLAESATANVFLVKDGEVFTPIPNGTFLAGITRARHISNLRADGVKVHEVVLSFDDARNADEIFLSGNMNKVTPVTAFDDINYQMGPIARRTRELYWDWAASGA; from the coding sequence ATGGCGACTGGCACCGATATCCGCACTTACTACGACGGACGCTGGCACGACGGGGACGTGATGATCATGCGCGCCGCCGACCACGGGTCCTGGCTCGGGTCGTCGGTGTTCGACGGCGCGCGGTCGGTGAACGGCCTGACCCCGGACCTCGAAGCGCACTGCGCTCGCGTGAACCGCTCTGCCGAGGCGCTCATGTTGAAACCACACGTACCGACAGAAAAGATGGTCGAGATCGTGCACGAGGGCCTCGCCGCCTATCCGAAGGACGTCGCCGTCTACATCCGTCCGATGTACTGGGGCATCGACGGCGGAATGAGCGCGATCGTACCCGGTGACGGACAGCCCGGCTTCGCGATCTCGCTGGAGGTCGTCCCGATGGCCGCCGCGACGGATGCGATCAAGGTGACGACCACGAAGTTCCGGCGTCCGGTGCTTGAGAGCGCCGTCGTCAACGCCAAGGCCGGGTGTCTCTACCCCAACAACGCGCGGATGCTGGTAGAGGCACGGTCGAAGGGCTTTCAGAACGCGCTCGTCGCGGACGCAATGGGCAACCTTGCAGAAAGCGCGACGGCGAACGTGTTCCTCGTCAAGGACGGGGAGGTCTTCACGCCGATCCCGAACGGGACGTTCCTCGCCGGGATCACGCGGGCGCGGCATATCTCGAACCTGCGCGCGGACGGCGTGAAGGTGCACGAAGTGGTGCTGAGCTTCGACGATGCCCGCAACGCCGACGAGATTTTCCTGTCGGGCAACATGAACAAGGTCACCCCGGTCACCGCGTTCGACGACATCAACTACCAGATGGGCCCGATCGCGCGCCGCACGCGCGAGCTCTACTGGGACTGGGCCGCCAGCGGGGCCTGA